The nucleotide sequence TTACCATAGGGTTCACTAATTAAATAACTTGAAAAGGGTTAAACGTTTCTCACCTTACCAACAGAGAATTGGGTCAAAACCCGACAAGTTCGCTAAGCTAGTTTGATCCTAAACATTAAAATCAACAAAGTTTTTAACATCCAAATTCATCTAATTTCAAAATTTGGGGAAGGAAGAACTGAGATTAAAAATGAGACTTCCTTACCAAATTGACCACTGGGCTTTGTAAAGCTCAACACTGcggtcgcgtggccacaaacggtgcggcgatcataACTCTGGATCAAAACTTAGGTGATATTGAAATTTTGGAACAAGGGTTTGTATGATCTTTGTTCCCCTCCTCTATTTCCAGCGTGTTTCATCTTTGAAACAAGGGGAAATGACTAAAACTTATAAATGAAAGGGAGAAATGGGTTAGGCCTTGGGCTCAATACGGGTCTGGTTCGCTCGGTtcggtccgtttggcccaatcttgggccaaaattctttgaaattagtgtcaaaattcttattttagttttctctATCATGTTAAactacaaaattttatttttaattttcttgagtaataattaatttattcactaattatttactaatctctCGGATTTTACAATAACCgaaaaagaagaacaagaagatgaagaagagtgCCGCACACTCACTTTTTCTTCTCTAACGTTCACTACTCCATTGGAATGCCCACCAGCTCCAAAGGAACAAAGGTGAACACTCCCACCAAACAGaatcaacaagaacaataatGTTGTAGCTCCACCTTCTAATATATCCAATATCCATACAATTAACTCAGAATCTATACAAATAACTTAAAAGTCAGAATATATAtaacaaaaatcataaaaattcacAAAAAGGCAATGCAACTAAAGAAGGAGTAGATGAGTGCTTATCAAAGAAGAGAAGACGGGTGAGCAGCATAGTCCTTCGCATGGAGGTAATGGTTGAGCAGTGGAACGAAGGTGACTTGCAAAGAGAAGACAATCAAGTAGATACGTTCGCAACGGCAAGGAGAACGGGGCTACCAAAAGAGACGTTCAATGGCAATGCCGGGACCCTCGGACTCGACGACGAGTTCAGGACAGCTGACGATGACAAAGATAGGTCCGTGCTTGACAATGAGGATAGATCGACGGCGACGCCAACAACAGCTCCTAACCGACTTTCTAGCGACGCGAGGAGAAGAGCAGACCTTCGACAGGCGAAGGCGAGGATGGCAACAATCGCGCCGGCGCCGATGGTGGGGATTGATGGTGGGGGCATAGCTGGGTGCtccttgtaacgacccaacttccaacacgtcatgattgtaccaaaagtaaggcattactaacttaattcctttattatttatttaatattaagctTTTACGCATTAATCTACCGaaagttttttttaaaaagttaaaactTTTCCATCTTACAAGAACAAATAACGCatattcacatacttaatattaataatacattaTAGTATTACATACAAAACCAATTACAAAACCTACCCCTTTGAATAAAACTTCAACTAACAAGGCGacggaaaaataaattctaacaacaacTCAACTCGCAAACAAATTCTTCTATGCTTCTGCAACTTCACAATAAGCTTTCGTACTTGTAGCTGAAATGGGTGGAAAGAGGGGATAAGAATTAGGAAGTCTTTAGTAGGATTGGGGTGGATAATTAAGTTCATTTTATTCTTTGTTACACACCAATCCTACAACAGAATACATATAATTTTCAATAGATAGCCAACAATAACTAACAACATGacacatacaaatataataaataaaaaaacacaaaagTCAATTAATCATATAGCACATTCACAATCACAGAATTACACAGCACAGAGATATGCGCAAATAAGCATGATGTATGTCTAGCCCTATGCAAGCCATGAGTTCATGTGTTAGTTGCTTACCTGCTTCCGATATTACTCGGGTataagtcccagatatggctttccagatgcatataGTGTGTATATAAGTCTTACGGCCAGGCTGCATACAATACGATTTTTAAATGTGTTGTAATATGCTTACATCTGGAAAATAGTTCACAATGTGTGAGCGTCCCTACTATATATTtgaccctaaagcccaaacaagGTTGCATCTGCTCTCATGTGGTAGACAGTCTTTTAAAGTCTTTTTATCTTTGCCATCTGCTCTTCTTAGGCAGAGATCTCTTTAATTAAtacattctttttttttgttctctgctctcctgtggcagagatttgTTGGATTCTTTTAGTCTCGTTCTCTACTTTCCTGTAACAGAGATCCCTTtaatcattttcttttcttttcttttctttcttcttttctatcttatcattctcttttactttcttacATTTCAACAATATAAATTATCTTCGCACTCTTCTCTCGCCTTTTCCTCGATGTTTTATGAAGGAAGATCGGAAAATTCTTAGCTTAgatttgtctttctaaaacttttagaaaagatTACTGTTTATCCTTCtattatatcataaataaaataatatcttttaaataaaatactaatattTATATAAGTCTTTGGGATGAGCAAAAAAAAGAGACTCAAGCTAGGAGTGAGGAAGGCAATAAGTCAGCCACCTAAACATATAGACCTCACACTTGATTGAGGCTTCAAACTCTTTAGGATTTTCTTTTGATATGTAATGTTGTTATGTAGGGGTTTTAGTCATATTATGCCATGTGACTCTTCTTTGTTTATGGTATGGACCACTTTTATTATGTGGGTAGACCATTGTTATGAGTTGGTagattatttattttgtgactatCTAAGTGTCTTAAAATATATAATACAAAAATACTTGGTGTCTATTATAAACTATAGATACATTGTCTATAATTCAATACATCTTTTGTTGTCACTACTTTTTACTCTATATCATATTTATGTGCATCTTAAATAGTAAAGGAACAATATTCATTGAAAGAAATTAAACATATAATATATCTTCACTGCATTCAAAATAAACAAGACACTTTTGAAttatatagactattatattttCATGACAGCTATAATTTTTACACCTTTATATATAAGACTGCAACAATCAAAACACTAAATATCAATATCAACATAATTTGAATCTTGTTTTGCTTCTTTATAGTGTCTTCCATTTTACCAAGTTGCTCTTGGACTGAACTGAGCTCACCACACAACATTTTCACACAAGCATCTATTTGTCCACTTTCCGTATTTAATTTCTCTAGATCGACACTTAATCTCTCTATCTTCCTTTCTTGTTTTTCTAATTCTCTGACCCTTTCAAACTCTTGCTGGGAATCCACTAATCCATCATCACCAgaatttttttttcgttttcatCAACCCATTCAAAAAACTTGTATCTCTTGTTAGGATAAGAAATGAATCTtctgtttaaattttttgatgTATTTGAATTCCGGAGAATGAGAGTGCCTTCACAAAAGCAACGAACCCTCCTTTCTTTTTGCTTCAACCATCAACTCTTCTATCTTTTTCATCATCAATCTATTCGAATAACTTATATTTTGGCATTCTCCCACAACGAACATATCTTCTTCTATGGCTTGCTACTGCTGAAGAAGACATGACAGCAACTGTCTCACCACAAAAATAAAGATGACTCTTTCTTATGAGGGTTTTGGAGCTACAAATTTCTGAAGATAAGTGACTTTCATCCATGAATATTCACAGACTATGAGAAGCAAACAGAGGAGAAGAAGGGTTAGGAAGAGGCGAAGAGAATCAGAACTTAGAACTCTACTGAGTGTGAGTGATTTGTAAAGGGTAAATGATGGGTATAATGTTCGATTTACTCATCCTTAATGTTTTTTGTAATGTTTACTGTCAAtagagacttaattgaaaaaaaaaattgatacaggacccaattaaaaggaaaaaagtatagaaatttaattgaaaatttggtgaaacgataaggaccaatagaataattaaacattaaattatattatatctaaatttatttaatttgatcTAGTATAAATTgtatacttttttattttgtaaatcgATCAAAATCACAGTATGAATATTATTTTAAtcgtaaattttttaaaataatatatttttttaaatttcatataNNNNNNNNNNNNNNNNNNNNNNNNNaaaaaaatttaattaaattataataataaaaataaaataaataaacaaaacaaacaaaaattaatttataacagTAACGAccctaaaaaatatttatttattaaatttataaataaatatctaTATCCATTAAACATCGTATAAATGAGTAAAGATAAAGAAAATGTATAAAGCAAATATGCTTAATTTTAACGAATTTTACTCTAAAACCCACGTCAATAATTAATCTGTAAGATGCGCCAGCAGCAGCTATTGGCCACCATAACCACCGCCATCGCCACCATGAGTCCCCCTTGTCCTCCACCTCCACCGCCACCAAAACCCAAATCTACGCCGATTTCCGGCGCGTGCAGCTGCAAGCACTCACCGTCGGCGACTCTGGACCTTCTCATTCTCATATTAGTGCTCTTCTCTGGCGCGTTCCTCCTCTCATCGTATTTCTCCTACATCTTCAACTCCCTCTCCCTCCTCCTCGCGCAATCGGCGCCTAACCTCCACCAGCTCCCGATCTCGTGGCTGCTAGGGTTCTTCACCTTCTTCGGCGTCTCGATCGTGATCGTCGATTTCTGGTGCGGCGCGCGATCCAGGAAGTGCCGGGCGCCGGGCTGCAAGGGACTCAAGAAGGCGATGGAGTTCGATTTGCAGCTGCAGACGGAGGAGAACCTCCGTTGCGGCGCCTCCGATGAGATTGACAGGCTGCCATGGAAGGGCGGCAGGGAAGGCAATCCTGACTACGAGTGCCTTCGGTCTGAGCTCAGGAAGATGGCTCCCGCCAACGGACGCGCCGTCTTACTCTTCCGAGCGCGTTGCGGCTGCCCCATTGCCAAGCTCGAAGGTTGGGGCCCCAAGAAAGGAAAGCGCCATAAGAAGTCAGTTCTTCTCCCCTCTTTTGATTTGCTCAATTTATGAATTTGCTGTGTTTTCTGTCCTATTGCAATGTGACtagtgttgtttgtttttataagTGGTTCACTTTTTTATTGGTTGGGACTTTATTAATTTGCATGAATTATCTTGAGTCATTGAAGATGTAATCTGATTATGTCTCTTTGAATGGAGAATTGTTGCTCTGGCTGCTGCATTGTGCTGTGTTTCTGAGTTCTGGTTGATATCTTAGCCGTTAGGCGTAGAAGCTATCACCCTTTATCTGGTTTTTCCATTCGGTTGTAGATCAAGTTTAAGATTTATCCCCTTTGGTATAATAGCAAGTTAGCAACTCCATGTATGCATCTGTAGACTCTGCTGAACTTGGCTTAGTTCACAAGTCACAACCACCTTTGAGTCTATACCTCTTTCCACAGAGTTTCATTTCCTAAATCGCCATTAAGTGACGGCCTTCTCGCCGTCATATTTCTATGAGCCCTGGGAAAGAGAGTTGTCAGTAAGAATACAGTGTTCACTCTTCATGTGCAAGATTACCTGTGATTTTCTCCCTATCGCTATAGTATGAGCTTCCTTTGAGTTTAGGATTTCATTGACAGTAATCTTAATGCCTATATCTGAGGGTCTAAAAGTTTGAGGAGTGTCTAAGCAGTCCATACCTGTTGTATACCTGACAAAATAAAACTTGTAGGAGCCTTTATTAGACATTCCGAATATTATTGGGGTTGTTTGAGTGTTTCTGCTACTTCTATGTTCCAGTGCCAGCAACTTTTTGGGTTGGAAACGTTTTTATTGGGTGTTTTAAGTGTTTTTGATTTATGACTTACTCTGTTTCTTACTTCATCAATTTCTTATAACCTTAATACTGAAAAACATGTGAAATCTTTGGAGTTTCCTGGGAGATAACTCATTTGACTTCAAAGTGAGCATGCAGTTGCTAGTTGCGGTATACTAAAGTTTATGACATCAGTTATTAGACTGTGTTAAGTTTTGAAATAAGGGGCAGGTTTAGACTAGAATGGCATGTAGTTACGGTTCTAAGTCGAAGGAATGTAGTTTTGAACCTAGTGATTGCATTCCAGGCTTTGGTACATATTTGTAAAAGAAACATGTAATTACCTATATACGAATGTTTTTAGGTCGTTGGTACATATATGTATAAATGATAGAATTAATTACCAACGCATGAATTTTTGTAGGTCTGAATTCTACTTCCATTAATCTAGAATATATTTTAGCAAACAGATGCCCTCGACCTGCTCAGGATTCAGGACAACATTCAACGACATGTATGGATCATATGTAAGATGTTGAATGCAAATACTGCAGTAAACAATTGAGACTTTATAGGCTTAAGCATAAGATATATACAGTGGAAAACATTACCAGgaaaaataatttgttaatttctcttttcctCGGGAAAAATAGGGGAAAAAAAAAACGACGACAGAAACCAGGAAACACAATAGAAATGAGAGAGTAAAAAACCATGAAGTTGATTGTCAGGTGAAGAACTGTTCTAGTTGAATAATGCATTAATAATTCAATCTATGATCAATAATTATGCTAGTATTCTTCTGGTTCAGAGAACTTTAGACTTGGCTTACCTGGTTACTGTGTCTGTGAGGCTTAGGTGGATGATCAGAGAATAAATACCATATTTCACAGATTGGGAAGAAGGAAAACTGATCAAATTCTGGGTTAGATATTCTCAGTTCTCAATGTGTTATTTCATTCTTGTCTGAATGAAAACTTACTGGTGACATGGTCGCTTGATATTATGGTTGAGAGTAAGTAGTAAGCATAAGTTTGTTAACCAAAAGTTTGAACCTCCAACTGTGTTTCCCTTGTTCAACAATTTTCAACGCTGAAATAGGGTGTAAGCTTTATGCTTTATGGATCAATTGAAACACAGATAGTTTCCACACTTATGATCTCCCTGGTCCCTACTTGCATCATCTGAATTCTTTTGCAGTATTTTGCTGTGAGCTTTATTGTAAATATCTCTCTCGCTGTCGTATGCATTCAATTCTCTCATAAACTGTCCTGCCTAAATTTCTGTTAACCCACAAAATCTGAAGTGCATCATGCATTCACGTAGAAAATAGAAGTGGAAACTGACCTTGCCAATGATTCATGAATTATTTCACAATTGCATTAGCTACCCATCTAGTAGTTAAAATTTGTTGCAATCTATGACTTGAATGAGTTCTTTGAAATTCTATTTTGGTGCTTCCCTGACACAATAATTTTAATGATACGAGCAGATCCCTACAGAATGCGACTGTTAATGGAAAAGGAGATCATCGCTGATACACTGTGGTGTGGTGTGGTGTTTCCATCACCGGCATCTCAATATATATCATTACCATCTCAATGTTCAATGTTTCACTATTTACTTGGAGACTTGTTCACAATCAGAATCAATTTTTTgttaaggaaaaaagaaaagtttATAATCTGATATTTTAGTATTACCCGTCCTTCCTTATGTCTGAACTatatctatatatctatctaGGCTAGGGGTCTATCATCTTTGGAAGGATCATACAAAATTAACtgcaatataataaatattggattTATCATCGTTGACCCCTTTCCTTGGCTTTACTTATCCACAAGTTGCTGATCCTAAACTTGTTCATCCCTTGGTTTGCTCCTTTGACGAAAATATCGTTTCGGGGTATGATTTGAAACATTGTTTGGACTGTAAAACAAAcatgttttaaatttaaataagatgcTTGATTACGCTGGTCTATACAATTGGTTGTGTACATACATGGAACTTTCCTAGGAATGTTCACTCCAATTTTGCTTGtggaataaataataataattcatcGACTTTGACTGcatataagaaaaatgaaaatattgACATTCTGGAATAAAGGAGTTTTCTTTAGCAGCCTTTGTTTCTATGTTATTCTTAATGTTTACTATCGATATTTCGATATATGCTTAATTTTATTGGAATTAAAAAGTAGTTAGTNNNNNNNNNNNNNNNNNNNNNNNNNNNNNNNNNNNNNNNNNNNNNNNNNNNNNNNNNNNNNNNNNNNNNNNNNNNNNNNNNNNNNNNNNNNNNNNNNNNNNNNNNNNNNNNNNNNNNNNNNNNNNNNNNNNNNNNNNNNNNNNNNNNNNNNNNNNNNNNNNNNNNNNNNNNNNNNNNNNNNNNNNNNNNNNNNNNNNNNNNNNNNNNNNNNNNNNNNNNNNNNNNNNNNNNNNNNNNNNNNNNNNNNNNNNNNNNNNNNNNNNNNNNNNNNNNNNNNNNNNNNNNNNCCAGAAGAATATAGGTTAACTTTGAAACTAAAATATTATCGATTAGTAATCATCATGCGAAGAACTATGTCAATATTAGTCATATCGTTGTCACTCTTCCACAAGAATCCGTCAATATCAAAAGAAAGTCATTTTCATGCATGCAGAATCTGAATGCCTGGATGGCTTATTGAAAATGGAATAAAAAGTCGTCCGAATGTATGAAGAATCTGCACCTTAATCAGCATAGAGCTTAATTAAACCTGGAGTGCatataagaataaataaataaaaagaagaaaggcTACTAGAAATATTATAGTTGGACCATTTGGTAATGTCCTTGGAATTTGGATATCttcatatttttaattagttagcaTGCATATACCATTGTTTTGCGTTGGAACTCCATTCATACCATAAAGTATTAATAGTATTATTTTAGTTAGAATTATAAAGGGTTGGCAAACTAGCATttataaatagaaaattaaagCTAATTGTATTAATTTTCACCAAaagcaaacaaaataaaataatttacgaCTGGTAATATAAGCCAAATACACACAATTCTACAATCGAATGAAAATATGAAATCAAccttgtaaattaaaaaaatgacttgTACCTAGACATGCACATTTTTCTCTAGAGATAGAACCACATAATTGGTAGCTCAACACAATTAATTTAACACCTAAACAACAATAACAAGGTGGAACCCACCACCCTAATATATCGCTGTAAGTATTTACATTCCAAAATCCCAACAAATATAATCAACTCacttttgtttaattaatttaattaaatttgatgACTTTATCTTCCCATGTCATGAGCACCTGAAGAAAACGCTTTTGCCGCATGAACAAAGCTTTTCTCCTGAGACTCAACGTCGTCGTTTGACTCTTGATCCTCCACATCAAACCCCAGAGAAAAATACTGCACCTTTTCACCATAAAGCTTCACCAAACCCAAGTACATAGAGACCGCAAACACAGTGACCAAGATGATGAACCAACTGAACTCAATGTTGACGAGCGAAATGGCACGATGAAGTGCCTCATTGCTCGAGCACCTCACAACTTGGTGACCTTCCTCGTCATTGATGAAGCAACCTTTTGGTATAAGCGATGGTGTCCACAGCATGTAACCCATCACTATCAACCACAAACCCTGGAAGAATATGCTTATTGAACGCACGAAGCTCACCAAGAAGCTCTTTGGGAACCCAATCCCCATTAACGTGGTGGAAAGAGAAACAAATATAACGAGCTGAAGGAGAAGGTGGTATTGTCCTTCTGGACCCATGTGATCCGCTGAGTGAAGGTGGAAGAGAAGGAGTTGCTGAGAGAAGGCGATGGCCGCAAGCAACTGCGATAAACCATGTTGCGAAGGGGTGTTGAGTTTGTCGAGAATGATTGAAAAGACGGCGAAGACGAAGAAGGTGAGGGAGATGGAGGAGTGCTCGAAGTTGTGGAGGTGGTTGGAGGGTATGGTTCCGTCTGGGTCGAGAGGTTGATGGCGTTCAGGGCCTATGAAAAGTTCCATGGATACAGAAGCCATGGAAGCAGCCATGATGAGAATAAGCTCAAGGTATTTGAACTTGGAAGATGGGAACCATGGCTTTgaggtgtaggatttagggttgaGTGCATGGAGCTTGATGTTGTTGAAGAGGTGCCATAAACCAATTAGCAAGAACCCAAAACCTGGTGCCACGTGTCCCACCAGAGTCCCCATATTTGTGTTTGTTTGAGAGGGAAAATGTGTTAATATTTGTGATGATGAGGCAAATTAAAGAGAGACAGAGTTGTATTTAAGAGGGAAAATGAAAATGTCTAGAGTGTTCTCTTGTAAAGCGAAGGGTTTTGAAGTCCAACTTTGTTTGCTTATCTTTGGTTTTTGCTTGAGGAATAAGCTTATACTATATATTATATGTTGaatgttgtttacttttaattcttgGAGTTTGACCATATGAACCTTGACGAATGCGATGAGGGTAGCGCTGGCTTTCtagaatataaaaataaacataccACGAACTTCTTGTGCTCTTTGCTGATTTTGACAATTATTAATGATATGTTATTCCTTGCCTAAGTTTTAATTATCTTCTTTTTATAATAAGACGAAAACATGTTTTCCCCGTTCAAATTTGGCActtgttttgtttctttatttttgtatTCGCCTTAATGTTCTTGCGTGCAATTATATTTCTATTTGTATTTACTATAATTTGAAcagataattttaaattaatggtTTGTACCATGAATCCGGATAGTGTTTGATTTTCATAGTTGTGCGATATGTTATCATTTTGATTTCATAACATGGCTTAGTTGGCCATGAAACAACAAAGAGGATAACTTAAGCGTAAGCGTCATGCAAATATTACGAAACCGGCGGCGAAAAATCGAGGGGTTGGTACCATTTGTTTCCTGTATATGTTTATCTTCTTTGTTGGATATACAAATATTCGGTCTTCAAGTTAATTCAATATCAAACCTTAAAGAGGATGTATTACAACTATTCTCTTTACTATTGATTTGTGAGATTATTGCAATTTTCATATATCAAGACACCAGGGACGGATGTATGTATAAGAGTGTGGGGTAATACGATTTAAAATTTTGTTGAGTAATATatgataatatttatttattttcactaaattattaaatttgactctataataattttttacttaatttttgtACTTTatagtcaatttaaaaattttatattagatgtcATTAAAATtatcaattctcaatttaaatgaaatttgtaTTTTTTCTTAGAAATCAACTcaaaaaagtgttattttttttttatatattagttttaatttttttctgtaaatacattaattgaaagaacttttttaactatgaatCTCAATAAGAATTGACTTCTAATTGTATAAgaagtaaatttttaaataagtatttacttatatatatgtaaaagaaaTACTATACATCCAACTCTTTTTATGAATTAAGTCTAATCAAGTTAaacaataaaacttaaaataatattagtcaTAACAGATTTTTGTTGTTTTAAACAAATTTGATTGGACTTGgttaacaaaaaaatatgaatatgtaGTATTATCCTATATAAAAAACAGATAtttataagggtaaagtatattttttttccccgaagtttggcaaaagtttttaaaatacacttaagttttattttgtttcaattttgttccaaaaattttcgatttgcatcaaatataccctcggaGGCTAAATTTTCTATTATCAAAATTTTCTGGATCAGTTACAAAGACACCAATCACATTGCAGAATGTCACCTTAGCACATGTACCGGTTGATTTGTGTTACGATTCTTTAGTAGCTATATACATTGACATTGATATGTTCTGTGTCCCACATTTTTAATTTTGGTAAAAACTTACGTTACAATTGCCTATGAGTGACGTTGATAATTAGAATCCTCGTATAAGGATTTTTTTGgggaaaattattctaaaagataagatttaattattaaaaaagatttttaatactaaaattattaaaaaaaatcaaatctttttataatattaagAAGAACAACCAAATAAAAGATTTGGTCCTCTTAATCCCAAATCCCAATAAACGTGACTCAGAGGTCAGAGCTCCTTCACAAGACGATGGCCCTCTAAGACGCGACTGTgaggtaattaatttttttagttaatattaattaatttttttaaaagaatgaatatttatttttacttttgaCATTTTTTTAAAGGATTACGAGATTCTAGATAATAAAACtctctttttagtttttatttttaattttgtaaaactGATTAATTCTTttgttaataaattttttatggaGTTAGAGTTAACTAAACATGCATATGTGATACGTTaatcaattaattttttgttgGAATCTTATTTTTTTGAGGTAATTATCAGGAActgtttagaatttttttttgtgaccNNNNNNNNNNNNNNNNNNNNNNNNNNNNNNNNNNNNNNNNNNNNNNNNNNNNNNNNNNNNNNNNNNNNNNNNNNNNNNNNNNNNNNNNNNNNNNNNNNNNNNNNNNNNNNNNNNNNNNNNATTAATTATTCTAAAATGTTAAACTTTGAATCTTTGATATTATCTCTATCTAATTAGTTAACATAAATATTCTTATCCATTGTATTTATTTTAGATAAAATattgaattaatttttttcattattcgaATAGAGCATACATTTCTAATAATAATGATTTTATGTAAAGAGAAAAATTCAAGGGCtaacagaatttattatttttagcctACACTTTTAGCTATTAGCCTAATTTCTTTAATCTAAAAATCCAACATCATACTTTTAATTCatactttaaaatattaatagttAACAACAGGCTATTACGCTAGTACTCTATCATTCCTCTTATATGAATTATGATGTTTAATACTTTAATAATTCCGCTAGATAGACAACGAAAATTGTGAACAACGTGAACAAGTTGCACTCCCGGCCtacaaaaagtgaaaaaaaaaaaaagaaaaacagtcCATCACAAATTACCCTCccaaaaatctaattttcacTTTTAGCACTTTAACCATCCACCTTCTGACCCTTTTACATTAGCACTACCATTCCCCAAATCCTGATCGCATTGTCGTTTCCTACCTCACCAGCCAATCTCAGCACTGCCGAGTTTTCTCCCCATCAAGCCGTCGGTGTTATGCCAACTTCCCTACTAGACGCATCTTTTCAACTGATTTACTGGGTGTATGGGTGATAATTCGGCAAATTTGATAGTTGTTACTTAAGAATTGAGGAGGATGTTCGTCTTGTCATGTATGCGGTTGGTTCTTTTATAAGAGAagtgcatgtttatttgatttagt is from Arachis ipaensis cultivar K30076 chromosome B01, Araip1.1, whole genome shotgun sequence and encodes:
- the LOC107637674 gene encoding uncharacterized protein At5g19025 isoform X1: MRQQQLLATITTAIATMSPPCPPPPPPPKPKSTPISGACSCKHSPSATLDLLILILVLFSGAFLLSSYFSYIFNSLSLLLAQSAPNLHQLPISWLLGFFTFFGVSIVIVDFWCGARSRKCRAPGCKGLKKAMEFDLQLQTEENLRCGASDEIDRLPWKGGREGNPDYECLRSELRKMAPANGRAVLLFRARCGCPIAKLEGWGPKKGKRHKKSLQNATVNGKGDHR
- the LOC107637674 gene encoding uncharacterized protein At5g19025 isoform X2, whose translation is MRQQQLLATITTAIATMSPPCPPPPPPPKPKSTPISGACSCKHSPSATLDLLILILVLFSGAFLLSSYFSYIFNSLSLLLAQSAPNLHQLPISWLLGFFTFFGVSIVIVDFWCGARSRKCRAPGCKGLKKAMEFDLQLQTEENLRCGASDEIDRLPWKGGREGNPDYECLRSELRKMAPANGRAVLLFRARCGCPIAKLEGWGPKKGKRHKKSEFYFH
- the LOC107637685 gene encoding transmembrane protein 45A, with translation MGTLVGHVAPGFGFLLIGLWHLFNNIKLHALNPKSYTSKPWFPSSKFKYLELILIMAASMASVSMELFIGPERHQPLDPDGTIPSNHLHNFEHSSISLTFFVFAVFSIILDKLNTPSQHGLSQLLAAIAFSQQLLLFHLHSADHMGPEGQYHLLLQLVIFVSLSTTLMGIGFPKSFLVSFVRSISIFFQGLWLIVMGYMLWTPSLIPKGCFINDEEGHQVVRCSSNEALHRAISLVNIEFSWFIILVTVFAVSMYLGLVKLYGEKVQYFSLGFDVEDQESNDDVESQEKSFVHAAKAFSSGAHDMGR